One window from the genome of Tolypothrix sp. NIES-4075 encodes:
- a CDS encoding Uma2 family endonuclease, translating into MLTSTEQIQQTISPQPKVFSLEDFLNHPLENMEWVDGEIIEKTGMTLRHSLIQARLSYYWRNHMLSSGQGGEVYTEALCRTNKQGRRPDVSYLTPELLTQYANATFLPQSFPLIAEIASPDDSAEELFAKAKEYLESGCQEVWLIYPQTLWIIIITQDKHLLLTVGETVSSQVLSGFSLIIDELLA; encoded by the coding sequence ATGCTAACTTCTACTGAACAAATTCAACAAACGATATCACCACAACCGAAAGTTTTTTCTTTAGAAGATTTTCTCAATCATCCTTTAGAAAACATGGAATGGGTTGATGGTGAAATTATTGAGAAAACAGGTATGACATTACGGCACAGTCTAATTCAAGCTAGATTAAGTTATTACTGGAGAAATCATATGCTCTCCAGCGGTCAAGGTGGAGAAGTCTACACCGAAGCGCTTTGTCGAACTAATAAACAAGGTCGTCGTCCTGATGTTTCTTACTTGACTCCAGAACTCTTAACGCAATATGCTAATGCAACTTTCCTACCCCAAAGCTTTCCGTTAATTGCCGAAATTGCTTCACCTGATGATAGCGCTGAAGAATTATTTGCGAAGGCAAAAGAATATTTAGAATCAGGTTGTCAAGAAGTTTGGCTTATCTATCCGCAAACGTTATGGATTATCATTATCACTCAAGACAAACATTTATTATTAACTGTTGGAGAAACTGTTAGTAGCCAAGTTCTTTCCGGCTTTAGTCTAATTATTGATGAACTATTAGCTTGA
- a CDS encoding cytochrome c biogenesis protein CcdA, which translates to MLENLQTRLYQLEQFANALVSNQLTHLSLLSVGVIFLAGLLTSLTPCMLSMLPITIGYIGGYEAKSRLQAAAQSTWFSLGLATTLAGLGIVAAFVGKVYGQVGIGLPIIVSIIAILMGLNLLEALPLQFPSFGGTEWISQELPQGLRSYLIGLTFGVVASPCSTPVLGSLLGWVASTQDLVLGAVLLLAYTAGYVAPLILAGTFTASIKKLLEVRRWSGWINPVSGVLLVGFGVFSLMSRIPLGNF; encoded by the coding sequence ATGCTTGAAAACCTACAAACCCGACTTTACCAACTAGAACAATTCGCTAATGCCCTCGTTTCTAACCAACTAACCCACCTGAGTTTACTCAGCGTCGGTGTAATTTTTCTTGCTGGCTTGCTGACTAGCCTGACACCTTGTATGCTTTCGATGTTGCCCATAACTATCGGCTATATTGGGGGTTATGAGGCAAAAAGCCGTCTGCAAGCAGCTGCCCAGTCTACCTGGTTTTCTCTCGGATTAGCAACCACATTAGCAGGGCTGGGTATTGTAGCAGCTTTTGTCGGAAAAGTCTACGGTCAAGTGGGAATTGGTTTACCAATTATAGTTAGTATTATCGCAATTCTCATGGGGTTGAACCTACTCGAAGCATTACCTCTGCAATTCCCTTCTTTTGGCGGTACAGAGTGGATTTCTCAAGAATTACCCCAAGGATTGCGTTCTTATTTAATTGGCTTGACTTTTGGTGTGGTTGCTTCTCCTTGCAGTACACCTGTTTTAGGTAGCTTGCTGGGTTGGGTTGCAAGTACGCAAGACTTAGTTTTAGGCGCGGTTTTGCTGCTTGCATATACAGCAGGTTATGTAGCACCCTTGATTTTGGCGGGTACTTTTACTGCTTCAATTAAGAAGTTGCTAGAAGTGCGTCGCTGGTCTGGTTGGATTAATCCAGTTAGTGGAGTGCTGTTGGTAGGATTTGGTGTCTTTTCTTTAATGTCTCGAATTCCCTTGGGAAACTTTTAA
- a CDS encoding Uma2 family endonuclease, with translation MVLLTTPQQQTPLVTWEKLPDDFILPDDPVENILQHPLADALTDALGAANRIQPEMLIAANFGIVANINKKTVVKAPDWLYVPRVLPVAADVIRRSYTPNIEGEAVGVVMEFLSDSDNGEYSIRPTFPYGKLYFYERILQVPTYVIFDFYEPTLEVRRLENNQYILQEPSSGRFWIPELKLFLGIWRGTRLGLNINWLRWWDEAGNLLFWSSEQAEAERQRAEEERQRADNAIAQFEAERQRKEVFAAKLRELGIDPDAE, from the coding sequence ATGGTTTTACTAACCACACCCCAACAGCAAACTCCTCTAGTGACTTGGGAAAAACTCCCAGATGACTTTATTCTCCCCGACGATCCAGTGGAAAATATTCTACAACATCCATTAGCAGACGCGCTGACAGATGCTTTAGGTGCAGCAAATCGCATTCAACCAGAGATGCTGATAGCAGCGAATTTTGGTATCGTCGCCAATATTAATAAAAAAACAGTCGTCAAAGCACCAGATTGGTTGTATGTACCGCGTGTATTACCCGTTGCTGCCGATGTAATTCGTCGCAGCTACACACCGAATATTGAAGGTGAAGCTGTGGGTGTGGTGATGGAGTTTCTTTCAGATAGCGATAATGGAGAATATTCGATTCGTCCCACTTTTCCTTATGGGAAACTATACTTTTACGAGCGGATATTGCAAGTTCCGACTTATGTGATTTTCGATTTTTACGAACCCACATTAGAAGTGCGTCGTTTGGAAAATAATCAATATATTTTACAGGAACCATCATCAGGACGCTTTTGGATTCCTGAGTTGAAATTATTTTTGGGAATTTGGCGGGGAACTCGTTTAGGCTTAAATATTAATTGGCTGCGATGGTGGGATGAAGCGGGTAATTTGCTGTTCTGGAGTTCCGAACAAGCAGAAGCAGAACGTCAACGTGCTGAAGAAGAACGTCAACGTGCAGATAATGCGATCGCCCAATTTGAAGCTGAACGTCAGCGTAAAGAAGTCTTCGCGGCAAAGTTGCGGGAATTAGGTATAGATCCAGATGCAGAGTAA
- a CDS encoding group II intron reverse transcriptase — protein sequence MNHSKLLTRLNTSPTIRRQVKGWLKSGVIDSKKLFPTDEGTPQGGVCSPLLANIALHGMEERIKQAFPEKEIWEKNRRIGRRNAAHLIRFADDFVIIHEDLEVVQQCQQIISEWLKELGLELKSSKTRISHTLHQHDGNTGFDFLGFTIRQFPVGKYQSGKNTVGKPLGFKTLIKPSKESLKRHREKIKKIINVHKASTQLILINELNPVIRGWSNYFSTVVSSDAYSILDNWMYQQLKNWAVHRHPLKSQYWISNKYWLIDKGGGWKFAANEKDSIKKISRHTETPIERHIKVQGHRSPFDGDWIYWSTRMGQHPEANKRISLLLKKQKGKCPHCGLYFKEDDVLEIDHIIPRSQGGKEEYKNLQLLHRHCHDVKTALD from the coding sequence ATTAACCACTCAAAACTGCTGACAAGACTGAACACTTCCCCAACCATACGCCGACAAGTCAAGGGATGGTTAAAATCTGGAGTGATAGACAGCAAAAAGCTGTTTCCAACAGATGAAGGCACACCGCAAGGTGGCGTTTGTTCGCCACTACTTGCAAATATTGCCCTTCATGGGATGGAGGAGCGAATAAAACAAGCTTTTCCCGAAAAAGAAATTTGGGAAAAGAATAGAAGGATAGGTCGCCGTAATGCTGCCCATCTAATTCGCTTCGCCGATGACTTCGTAATCATACACGAAGATTTGGAAGTAGTGCAGCAATGTCAACAAATAATCTCTGAATGGTTAAAGGAATTGGGTTTAGAGCTAAAATCTAGTAAAACAAGAATCTCCCACACTCTACATCAACATGATGGAAATACGGGTTTTGATTTCTTAGGATTCACAATCAGACAATTTCCGGTCGGAAAATACCAATCAGGAAAAAACACTGTTGGAAAACCACTAGGATTTAAAACACTTATCAAACCTAGTAAAGAAAGCCTCAAGAGACACCGAGAAAAAATTAAGAAAATCATCAATGTTCATAAAGCATCAACCCAATTGATACTTATAAATGAACTAAACCCGGTAATTAGGGGATGGTCTAATTATTTTTCCACGGTGGTTAGCTCAGATGCATATTCGATACTAGACAATTGGATGTACCAGCAACTTAAAAACTGGGCAGTCCACCGTCATCCACTCAAAAGTCAATATTGGATATCTAATAAATACTGGCTGATTGATAAAGGTGGGGGTTGGAAATTCGCAGCTAACGAGAAAGATTCAATCAAAAAGATATCCCGACATACGGAAACTCCTATTGAAAGGCATATAAAAGTGCAAGGACATAGAAGCCCGTTTGACGGAGATTGGATTTATTGGAGTACAAGGATGGGACAGCACCCGGAAGCTAATAAGAGAATATCCTTACTTCTCAAAAAGCAAAAAGGTAAATGCCCGCACTGTGGACTCTATTTTAAAGAAGACGACGTACTGGAAATCGACCATATTATCCCCCGCTCCCAAGGTGGTAAGGAGGAATACAAGAATCTCCAGTTACTTCATCGACATTGCCATGATGTAAAAACTGCCCTTGACTAG
- a CDS encoding Nif11-like leader peptide family natural product precursor — protein MAQKNAAELFKAVKLDQALKQKIKAASKPEAFIKIAKEHGYNFTVEELNTEISKLSEEELAAIVNPGIAPRYHINPR, from the coding sequence ATGGCACAGAAAAACGCAGCCGAACTTTTCAAAGCCGTAAAACTCGATCAAGCATTAAAGCAAAAAATCAAGGCAGCATCTAAGCCAGAAGCTTTCATTAAGATTGCTAAAGAGCATGGCTATAATTTTACAGTTGAAGAACTAAATACTGAAATTAGCAAATTGTCTGAAGAAGAGTTAGCTGCCATTGTTAATCCAGGTATAGCACCTAGATATCACATTAATCCTAGGTAA
- a CDS encoding cytochrome c biogenesis protein, whose translation MTLNDTSKELSWWSAFGRFFRQEFLKVLTDLRLAIVMFLAIALFSIAGTVIEQGQSHGFYQANYPEHPALFGFLTWKVIQVVGLDHVYRTWWFLSLLILFGTSLTACTFTRQLPALKAARRWKFYEEPRQFQKLALSAELETGSLSSLTPLLQKRRYKIFSEPEKDNILYARKGIVGRIGPIIVHVGMVTILLGAIWGTMTGFMAQEMVASGDTFQVQNIIDAGPLAASISKDWSVKVNRFWIDYTPKGGIDQFYSDMSVLDSEGKEIDRKTIFVNQPLRYRGITFYQTDWGIAAVRVQINRSPIFQLPMTQLKTKNSGRIWGTWIPTKPDLSAGVSLLAKDLQKTLLIYDSTGKLINTMRAGMSAEVNGVTLKVFDVIGSTGLQIKADPGIPIVYAGFALLMLGVVMSYFSHSQIWALQKDDRLYVGGKTNRAQVAFEQEVLDILDQLNSPTSSEEPSILTEKIS comes from the coding sequence ATGACTTTAAACGATACTTCTAAAGAATTAAGTTGGTGGTCAGCATTTGGACGGTTTTTCCGGCAAGAATTTTTAAAAGTACTGACAGATTTACGATTGGCAATTGTGATGTTCCTAGCGATCGCACTCTTTAGCATCGCCGGCACAGTCATCGAGCAAGGTCAATCTCATGGATTTTACCAAGCAAACTACCCCGAACATCCAGCTTTATTCGGTTTCCTAACTTGGAAAGTAATTCAGGTAGTCGGTTTAGACCACGTATATCGTACTTGGTGGTTTCTCTCATTACTCATTTTATTTGGTACAAGCTTAACTGCCTGTACTTTTACCCGTCAGTTACCAGCCTTAAAAGCTGCCCGTCGTTGGAAATTTTACGAAGAACCGCGACAATTTCAAAAACTCGCTTTGAGTGCTGAATTAGAAACTGGTTCTCTATCTTCTCTCACACCACTTTTACAAAAACGTCGCTACAAGATTTTTTCCGAACCAGAAAAAGATAATATCCTATACGCCCGCAAAGGTATAGTCGGACGCATTGGACCGATTATAGTTCATGTTGGCATGGTGACTATTCTTTTGGGTGCAATTTGGGGCACAATGACTGGTTTTATGGCACAAGAAATGGTAGCTAGTGGCGATACATTTCAGGTGCAAAATATTATAGATGCCGGACCTTTAGCCGCGTCAATTTCTAAAGATTGGTCTGTCAAAGTCAATCGTTTTTGGATTGATTACACTCCTAAAGGTGGAATTGACCAATTTTACTCAGATATGTCTGTTTTAGACAGTGAGGGAAAGGAAATTGATCGCAAGACGATTTTTGTTAATCAACCTCTGCGTTATCGTGGCATAACTTTCTACCAAACTGATTGGGGTATCGCTGCTGTGCGCGTCCAAATTAACAGAAGTCCGATTTTTCAGCTACCAATGACGCAACTTAAGACTAAGAATAGCGGACGCATTTGGGGAACTTGGATTCCCACCAAACCCGATTTAAGTGCAGGTGTCTCGCTGCTAGCAAAAGACTTGCAAAAAACGTTGTTAATTTACGATTCTACTGGTAAGCTAATTAATACTATGCGTGCCGGCATGTCAGCGGAAGTTAATGGCGTGACGTTAAAAGTATTTGATGTCATTGGTAGCACTGGCTTACAAATTAAAGCAGATCCCGGTATCCCGATTGTTTATGCAGGATTTGCTTTGCTGATGCTGGGTGTGGTGATGAGTTACTTTTCTCATTCACAAATTTGGGCTTTGCAAAAAGACGATCGCTTATATGTAGGTGGTAAAACTAATCGCGCTCAAGTTGCTTTTGAACAAGAAGTTTTGGATATTTTAGATCAATTAAATTCACCGACTTCAAGTGAGGAACCTAGCATTCTCACAGAAAAGATTAGCTAA
- a CDS encoding reverse transcriptase N-terminal domain-containing protein: protein MSKARIENPMMEWKNIPWRKLERKVFKLQKRIFKASEHGDVKTVRRLQKTLIRSWSAKCLAVRRVTQDNIGKKTAGVDGIKLLSPEARLRLVERLSLTGKSKPTRRIWIPKPGTEEKRPLGIPTIADRALQALVKMALEPEWEAKFEPNSYGFRPGRSPHDAIGAIFAAIKSKAKYVLDADIAKCVRRDS from the coding sequence ATGTCTAAAGCACGGATTGAAAACCCGATGATGGAATGGAAAAACATCCCCTGGCGCAAGCTAGAAAGGAAAGTTTTTAAGCTGCAAAAACGCATATTCAAAGCCTCAGAACATGGCGATGTCAAAACAGTCAGGCGACTCCAAAAGACCTTGATAAGGTCTTGGTCTGCAAAGTGTTTAGCGGTTCGACGGGTAACACAAGACAATATTGGCAAAAAGACGGCAGGAGTGGACGGTATAAAATTACTATCCCCAGAAGCACGTTTAAGGCTAGTTGAACGATTAAGCCTCACAGGAAAATCCAAGCCCACACGTCGGATTTGGATTCCTAAACCTGGAACAGAGGAAAAACGTCCTTTAGGGATACCCACAATAGCTGACCGCGCACTACAAGCTTTAGTAAAAATGGCTTTGGAACCCGAATGGGAAGCCAAATTTGAGCCAAATTCCTACGGCTTTAGACCTGGACGCTCACCCCATGACGCAATCGGAGCAATATTTGCTGCAATTAAGAGTAAAGCAAAATATGTGCTGGATGCTGACATTGCAAAATGCGTGCGCCGCGACAGTTAA
- a CDS encoding FtsW/RodA/SpoVE family cell cycle protein: MKLRRLIPIFDNSVSTWALEARLLRWLTLIWLFVGLIMLFSASYPVADARHNDGLYYFKRQLMWVFVSLIVLNIVVNLPLRKILGISHWFVFLFLVLIFVTLIPGLGRKAFDASRWLALGPIPIQPSELIKPFLVLQSARLFGQWERITWRVRFTWLGIFGLIIIGILAQPNLSTTALCGMTIWLIALAAGLPYKYLGGTAFGGILLAVLSISIKEYQRKRVMSFMNPWADATGDGYQLVQSLLAVGSGGTWGSGFGLSQQKLFYLPIQDTDFIFAVFSEEFGFAGGISLLVLLGIFATLGLIISLKATNPVHRLVAIGVTILMVGQSLLHIGVTTGALPTTGLPLPMFSYGGNSMIASLLATGLLIRVARESNEAEVVPLRGEQAENRRKRRLFQKTKV; this comes from the coding sequence GTGAAATTACGCCGTCTGATACCAATTTTTGATAACTCCGTCTCCACTTGGGCTTTAGAAGCGCGGTTGTTGCGCTGGTTAACATTGATTTGGCTGTTTGTCGGGTTGATAATGCTGTTCTCAGCATCGTATCCCGTAGCTGACGCTCGTCATAATGATGGACTGTACTACTTTAAGCGTCAGCTAATGTGGGTGTTCGTGTCATTAATAGTATTAAACATCGTTGTTAATTTACCTTTGCGGAAAATATTAGGAATATCCCATTGGTTTGTCTTTTTGTTTTTGGTATTAATTTTTGTTACTTTGATACCAGGATTAGGAAGAAAAGCTTTTGACGCATCTCGCTGGCTGGCTTTAGGTCCAATTCCCATTCAACCTTCTGAATTAATAAAACCCTTTTTAGTGCTGCAAAGTGCGCGGCTTTTTGGTCAGTGGGAACGAATAACTTGGCGAGTTCGCTTCACCTGGCTGGGTATTTTTGGTTTAATAATTATCGGAATTTTAGCACAACCTAACTTAAGTACAACCGCACTCTGCGGTATGACAATTTGGTTAATTGCTTTAGCGGCTGGTTTACCTTATAAATATTTGGGCGGAACAGCCTTTGGTGGGATACTTTTGGCAGTTCTCAGTATTAGCATCAAAGAATATCAGCGCAAGCGAGTGATGTCCTTTATGAATCCTTGGGCGGATGCAACTGGTGATGGCTATCAGCTAGTACAAAGTTTGCTGGCAGTCGGTTCTGGGGGAACTTGGGGTAGTGGGTTTGGACTTTCGCAACAAAAGCTGTTTTATTTACCAATTCAGGACACCGATTTTATTTTTGCGGTATTCTCAGAAGAATTCGGCTTTGCTGGCGGTATAAGTTTGCTGGTGCTGTTAGGTATATTCGCCACGCTGGGATTAATCATTTCCTTGAAAGCGACAAATCCAGTACATCGATTAGTAGCGATCGGTGTGACAATTTTGATGGTAGGACAATCATTGCTGCATATTGGTGTAACCACTGGTGCGTTGCCTACAACCGGTTTACCCTTGCCGATGTTTAGTTATGGTGGTAATTCCATGATTGCTAGTTTATTGGCAACTGGATTATTAATTAGGGTAGCACGCGAAAGTAACGAAGCTGAAGTTGTACCACTGCGAGGAGAACAGGCAGAAAATCGGCGCAAGCGTCGGCTATTCCAGAAAACAAAAGTTTAA
- a CDS encoding UDP-N-acetylglucosamine--LPS N-acetylglucosamine transferase yields the protein MTKTWLIYALGGGWGHITRALSLGRIAAKHSKVRILTNSPYAHYLNAEGCLVQWIPDSAGFSATCQQVRHIILNAECDRLIIDTFPRGLGGELADILPQLQHIPRILIHRDINPRYIAAKNLRSFVAENFDAVIVPGEGKDLPFCDLPNVHHTAPWLIRSDVDLPERTLTRSHILKVNETIKTILVCCAGQAEELPLFAEIALKLHQEFPKCAVRILAADCPPNCQDLWISHHPGIECLAVADVVVGGAGYNTVYECAALRVPLVAIALKRLYDRQDKRAQAYCYWVQDIQSAIDTVKMLVDRIEPQKKPLPSYINGAVQAVHHIMSYKF from the coding sequence ATGACTAAAACTTGGTTAATTTATGCTTTGGGTGGAGGTTGGGGACATATTACTCGTGCTTTATCATTGGGGAGAATTGCCGCAAAGCACTCGAAAGTGAGGATTCTTACTAATAGTCCTTATGCACATTATCTTAACGCTGAAGGCTGTTTAGTGCAGTGGATTCCTGATAGCGCTGGATTTTCGGCAACTTGTCAGCAAGTAAGACATATTATACTTAATGCTGAGTGCGATCGCTTAATTATCGATACTTTTCCCAGAGGTTTGGGGGGTGAGTTAGCAGATATCTTACCTCAGCTACAGCATATTCCTCGGATTTTGATTCATCGAGATATTAACCCACGCTATATTGCAGCCAAAAATTTGCGGTCTTTTGTTGCGGAAAATTTTGATGCAGTGATTGTACCGGGAGAAGGCAAAGATTTGCCTTTTTGTGACTTGCCAAACGTGCATCATACAGCACCTTGGTTGATTCGCAGCGATGTTGACTTACCGGAAAGAACCTTGACGCGATCGCATATCCTGAAAGTGAACGAAACTATAAAAACTATCCTCGTTTGTTGTGCCGGTCAAGCTGAAGAATTGCCTTTATTTGCAGAAATAGCCCTAAAACTACATCAAGAATTTCCTAAATGTGCAGTTAGAATTTTAGCTGCTGATTGTCCGCCCAATTGTCAGGATTTGTGGATATCTCACCATCCGGGAATCGAATGTTTAGCCGTAGCTGATGTAGTAGTAGGCGGCGCAGGCTACAATACCGTTTACGAGTGTGCAGCTTTGCGTGTACCGTTAGTAGCGATCGCCTTAAAGCGATTGTACGATCGCCAAGACAAAAGAGCGCAAGCATATTGTTACTGGGTGCAAGATATTCAGAGTGCTATAGACACCGTTAAGATGCTTGTAGACCGAATAGAACCTCAAAAAAAGCCATTACCATCTTATATCAATGGTGCTGTGCAAGCAGTACACCACATTATGAGTTATAAGTTTTGA
- a CDS encoding reverse transcriptase/maturase family protein codes for MRNAETVLSVIRDRGYRGLPLDDIYRQLFNPNLYLLAYSRIYKNDGAMTQGVTPETVDGMSIKKIENLIEDIRYERFRWTPVRRINIPKKNGKTRPLGIPTWNDKLVQEVIRLILEAYYEPQFSNSSHGFRPNRGCHTALTIIDRTWQGTKWFIEGDIRGCFDNIDHKILMSILREKIQDNRFLRLIENLLKAGYCEQWKYYSTLSGTPQGSIISPILANIYLDKFDTFIEQTLIREYTSGKCRAENSEYSKLVKLAWYFRKHGQFDKARQLEIKYQKMPSKDVRDPEYRRLKYVRYADDFLLGFIGSFQEAKEIKEKLKTFLAENLQLELSPEKTLITNARNEAASFLGYEILVQYSDDKHTNGKRSINGIIALRIPARFLEEKCALYMRNGKPIHRPELINDDDFTIINIFQSEFRGYVQFYSLAQNIAWLRKLQWVMSSSLMKTLACKYRTSVAKICAKFNKTVKLPQGLRKCVEITVPVEGKKPLVARFGGIQLKRNLKATILDLPTNRKPAFRNELIKRLLADECEICGAKGNIEVHHIRALKDLKIKGRKEKPQWMQIMSARRRKTLMVCPQCHDAIHAGKPTCNRVS; via the coding sequence ATGCGAAATGCCGAAACGGTTTTAAGTGTAATTCGAGACAGAGGTTATCGTGGTTTACCTCTGGATGATATCTACAGGCAACTTTTCAATCCAAATCTGTACCTTTTAGCGTACAGCCGCATCTATAAAAATGATGGGGCGATGACGCAAGGGGTTACACCAGAAACTGTTGATGGGATGTCCATTAAAAAGATTGAAAACCTCATAGAAGATATTCGCTATGAACGTTTTCGGTGGACACCAGTACGGCGAATTAATATTCCCAAGAAAAATGGGAAAACTCGACCCCTGGGTATTCCCACATGGAATGATAAATTGGTTCAAGAAGTAATACGTTTAATATTAGAAGCGTACTACGAACCTCAATTTTCCAACAGCAGTCATGGTTTTAGACCCAATCGTGGATGCCATACGGCATTAACAATAATAGACCGCACTTGGCAAGGAACCAAGTGGTTTATCGAAGGAGATATCCGTGGATGCTTTGACAATATAGACCATAAAATCTTAATGTCAATTCTCCGCGAGAAAATCCAAGATAATCGCTTTCTGAGATTGATTGAAAATTTGCTAAAAGCAGGTTATTGTGAGCAATGGAAATATTACTCTACCCTGAGCGGAACGCCGCAAGGCTCGATTATATCACCCATACTCGCAAATATCTATCTTGACAAATTCGATACATTTATCGAACAGACACTCATCCGAGAGTATACATCTGGTAAATGTCGGGCAGAAAATTCGGAGTATTCAAAACTCGTAAAACTTGCCTGGTATTTCAGGAAACATGGACAATTTGATAAAGCGCGTCAACTGGAAATTAAATACCAGAAAATGCCTTCTAAAGATGTCCGTGACCCTGAATATAGAAGGCTAAAGTACGTCCGCTATGCAGACGATTTTCTACTTGGTTTTATTGGCTCATTTCAAGAAGCAAAAGAAATTAAGGAAAAGCTAAAGACATTTTTAGCTGAAAACCTTCAGTTGGAATTGTCTCCAGAAAAGACCTTAATTACTAACGCCAGGAATGAAGCAGCAAGCTTTTTAGGGTACGAAATTTTAGTTCAATATTCCGACGATAAGCATACCAATGGTAAACGCTCGATTAATGGAATTATTGCACTAAGAATCCCAGCAAGATTTCTAGAAGAAAAGTGCGCTCTATATATGAGGAATGGTAAACCCATTCATCGCCCTGAACTAATAAATGATGATGATTTTACTATTATCAACATTTTCCAATCAGAATTTAGAGGGTACGTACAATTCTATAGCCTTGCTCAAAATATTGCATGGCTCCGAAAACTTCAATGGGTTATGTCGAGTTCACTGATGAAAACTCTTGCCTGTAAATACAGAACTAGCGTGGCTAAAATTTGCGCTAAGTTCAATAAGACGGTAAAGCTTCCACAAGGCTTAAGAAAGTGCGTAGAAATAACCGTTCCAGTAGAAGGTAAGAAACCTTTAGTCGCTCGCTTCGGCGGCATACAATTAAAACGCAACCTAAAAGCAACCATTCTAGACCTGCCAACAAATAGAAAACCCGCGTTCAGAAATGAACTAATTAAACGGCTTCTTGCGGATGAATGTGAGATTTGTGGGGCAAAAGGTAACATTGAAGTTCACCATATTCGCGCTCTTAAAGACCTCAAAATAAAGGGCAGAAAGGAAAAACCGCAATGGATGCAAATTATGTCCGCACGTAGAAGGAAAACTCTCATGGTCTGCCCTCAATGCCATGATGCAATACACGCTGGTAAACCAACATGTAACCGAGTCTCGTGA